The segment GCCAAAAACCCTTTTAAAGGAAAAGCGCCCTTTTTTATACCATTTTAAAATTTACACAAAAGATTATACACTACCCGATTACCAAGTACTCACGAACGAAACGTGAAACCACTAGTACCACGACGATCACCAGCACCATGAACCAGGGCACCAACCATAGCTCGATGAGCCCGTTCAAGGATCCGAACGTCTTGGCAACCATGAGCAGGATCACGGGCAGCAAGAGCGCCATTGAGGAGCCGGTAAGGAGTTTGCTGGCTAGGCGCGAGAGGGGCTCTAAGGACTGGTACGCGTTTCCAGGCGAAGCTGACAGCCGTACAGCGTTCAGAAGGCCGAATCGGATGACCCCGACGTTTATTAGAACCCAGATCGTATAATCTGCGATGAACGCGATATATAGCCATGTCGCTATCTCGAAAAGCACAAAGACATTTGACGGCAACCCCCCATGAAGACTCCATCGCCACCACAGCACGAATGCCAGAATCGCTGATGGCCATCCTGCCATGACTGTCGCTGGTGCTGGCCAGGGGCTTCCATCCTGAGAACCAAAGAGAGCCGCCAAGAAGTAATTACTCCACGTTCGCGCTCCATCGCTGGCTTCCGTCCGGATCACGCGCTCCCAGAAGCAGGGCTGTCGGGCTTCACGTGCAAATACGACAAGCACATAGAGTACAGCGACAGACCAGCCAGCGCCCACCAGAAGCGCCAGGCTGTGTGTGGCCCCGGTCGCAATGTCTGCATAGCCGACACTTATTAGCGCGCACCAGGCGACAGTTGCGCTCGCTATAACGAAAAGTCGTGTCGGTGATTTGAACAAGAAATGCTCCAGTAAAACCCTCGGACGCCCAGAGCTTCGAAAGTATAGATGAGGCCAAATTTCGGGCAACGCCGCGCCGGAAGTGCGGAAGTAGTCGTAGGGTCTATGACAATTTCTGCATGTGACCACGGCATGGAAGACAGGTGTTCCGGCAACCCATCGGGTGACCCCGAACCAGCTGTTCCACCATGGGAGACCGTACATACCCCTGGTGATGGTTCGCCAAGCGCCGTCATTTAGTTCAGGATCACCGCGGGACAGCGGAATTGAGAAGCCACTTGTTGTGGTCTTTGGGGCGTCAGTCACTTGCAGTTTGCCGCAGTTGGGGCATCGACTCCTCGCGGAGACAAGCTGGATAGCCTCCGCAGGTTTCTTGATTGCCAGCCCCACAACAACCGCAAGCAGTGAGAGTCCGGCGAAACCTTGGATCCAACCGAATCGGAACCAGCTCTGAGTGCCCAGTGTGCCTAAGTCCGACCGGCGCGCAATGTGAAGATTTTGGAATGCCGCATCGTCCAACGGGGTAAGCAAGTAATCGCTCCAACCGCGGTCATTCGTGGGTTGGAATAGGTGGTTCCAACTTACCACTGACAGAGTCATCGGTTGATTCGCCTCAACAAAGAATTCTCGATCTTGGCTGCGGAATACGTCACCGTCCCTGCTCAGCTGAACGATCCGATGTTCAACGAACCCGCCGGCCTGCGACACTGGGCGTTCGAACAACAGGGTATCGATGCGTCCAGTTCGAGTATCCACTGTGACGGCTATGGGCTCAATGTCCTTAAGCGATCCATACCAGACAAGACGGAAAGGCCGGTATAGGAAGTCCAGAAGGGGATTTGGATGTGTTTCGTCAGGCCAGACGAAACGATACACGATCGTGAGTCGGTTTCCGGTCTGAGGGATCACCTCGTATAACGCGCTTGCGGGTCGTTCGTCTGCGCTTCCGTTGATAGCAGGCCTAAGAACGGCTGCCAGGTTCGCTGCGGTCGTGGTGCTACCTGCGATTAACACGGTTTCGGACCACGCAATCCGACGGCCTTCCCGCGGCACCTTGCCAGTCAGCCAGAAAAGCAGGCAAAACGAAATAAGCGTGACGCCAAACACGCGTCCTGCACGCGGACTACTTTTTTCATTCGTATTCATCACAGCCCTTCTCTCGATTCTTGCGAACCCATTCAGTGCAGTGAACCAACGTGCTGCTAAGATATAAGCACCGGTTTTGAGTAAAATTTAGGCTGAACGAAGTATTTTATCTTAGTGAGGATCTTGTAGCTTTTTAGATTAAACTATCATATATAATAAATTAATCAAATAAAAATCCGACCCCAAAGGGGCCGGATTTTTATTCAGATTTTCAGCTTCATTATCCTTTAAAGGAATGGCGTTTTAGTAAAGAATCAGGCATAGCAGGGACCCAATCGGGTTTGATTTTAACATATCAGGAATAGATTAAGATGGGTTTAGGGCAACAGCAGGCTTCGGTCATTCTTAAGCAGGGCCGCGAAAAATCAATCCGCAATCGCCATCCGTGGATTTTTTCAGGTGCGATTTATCGGGTGGAGGGGGCGCCCGCCAGCGGAGAAACGGTTGTCATCCGGACGCACGACGGCGGCGTGTGCGGCCGCGGGGCGTTTTCACCCCGTTCGCAAATTACGGTCCGGATCTGGACCTTCCGGCCGGATAAGGATATTTCAGCGGCATTTTTTAGGACCCGGCTGGAAAGGGCCGTGGCGTCCAGGCGCAGCAGGTCGGCGGCAGAGAACGGAAGCTCCGGCCGCCTGGTGTATGCCGAGTCGGACGGCCTGCCCGGATTGATCGTTGATCGATACGGGGATTACCTGGTGTGCCAGTTTCTATCAGCCGGAACAGAATACTGGAAAAAAACGATATGTGAGATCCTGACGGACCTGGTTCCATGCAAGGGAATATATGAACGTTCCGACGTTGCCGTCCGGAAAAAGGAAGGGCTGGAGCAAACCAGTGGTTCCCTGACGGGGCAGGCCCCCCCCGACCTGATAGAAATAGAGGAAAACGCCAGCCGATTTCTGGTTGACGTCAAGCAAGGGCACAAGACCGGTTTTTATTTCGACCAGCGCGAAAACCGCCGCCGCGCTGCCGCATACCTGGCCGATGCGGAAGTCCTCGACTGCTTTGCCTATACCGGCGGGTTCAGCGTTGCAGCCTTAAAGGCCGGGGCTGCTGCCGTGACGGTTGTGGACAGTTCGGCGAACGCAATCGCTCTTGCCCGGCGAAACATCGCGTTAAACCATCCGGACGAATCGGCCGTGTTTACGGAGGAGGGGGACGTCTTTTCCGTTTTGCGCTGGTATAGAGAGGCCGGACGCAGCTTTGATGCCGCCATATTGGATCCGCCCAAATTCGCCCTGTCCGCCCGGGATGTGAAAAAAGCCTGCCGGGCATATAAAGATATCAACATGACGGCAATGACGCTGTTAAAACCCGGCGGCATTTTAATCACTTTTTCCTGCTCACACCATGTGGGGAGCGACCTTTTTCAAAAGACGGTTGCCTATGCCGCCCTGGATGCCGGGCGGGACGTGCAGATTGTCCAGCGGCTGCACCAGGCCCCAGACCATCCGGTGAGTCTGAGTTTTCCGGAAGGGGAGTACCTG is part of the Desulfobacterales bacterium genome and harbors:
- a CDS encoding class I SAM-dependent methyltransferase, coding for MGLGQQQASVILKQGREKSIRNRHPWIFSGAIYRVEGAPASGETVVIRTHDGGVCGRGAFSPRSQITVRIWTFRPDKDISAAFFRTRLERAVASRRSRSAAENGSSGRLVYAESDGLPGLIVDRYGDYLVCQFLSAGTEYWKKTICEILTDLVPCKGIYERSDVAVRKKEGLEQTSGSLTGQAPPDLIEIEENASRFLVDVKQGHKTGFYFDQRENRRRAAAYLADAEVLDCFAYTGGFSVAALKAGAAAVTVVDSSANAIALARRNIALNHPDESAVFTEEGDVFSVLRWYREAGRSFDAAILDPPKFALSARDVKKACRAYKDINMTAMTLLKPGGILITFSCSHHVGSDLFQKTVAYAALDAGRDVQIVQRLHQAPDHPVSLSFPEGEYLKGLICRVW